One genomic window of Cupriavidus oxalaticus includes the following:
- the trmB gene encoding tRNA (guanine(46)-N(7))-methyltransferase TrmB, whose amino-acid sequence MFANSRTIVSAQSDVHEHLAARVARHLAEPFRKPIGEASRRALSAALDNWQQAGGAPLILDAGCGVGESTLRLATSFPDHYVIGVDQSEKRLAAGKDWWGEAPMPANFCWARADLVDVWRMLQADAVPVARHYVLYPNPWPKIGHLGRRWQGHAVFPALAACGDYLECRSNWQVYIDEFAQALALVGRPAQVVEPWQPAQAMTPFERKYAASGHGLWRCVSERGA is encoded by the coding sequence ATGTTTGCCAATTCCCGCACCATCGTCTCGGCGCAGTCCGATGTCCACGAACACCTTGCCGCGCGTGTCGCGCGCCACCTGGCCGAGCCGTTCCGCAAGCCCATCGGCGAAGCCAGCCGCCGCGCGCTGAGCGCGGCGCTCGACAATTGGCAGCAGGCCGGCGGCGCGCCGCTGATCCTGGATGCCGGCTGCGGCGTGGGCGAAAGCACGCTGCGCCTGGCGACATCATTCCCGGACCACTATGTGATCGGCGTCGACCAGTCCGAAAAGCGCCTGGCCGCTGGCAAGGACTGGTGGGGCGAGGCGCCGATGCCGGCCAATTTCTGCTGGGCGCGGGCCGACCTGGTCGATGTCTGGCGCATGCTGCAGGCCGACGCGGTGCCGGTGGCGCGCCACTACGTGCTGTACCCGAACCCATGGCCAAAGATCGGCCACCTGGGGCGGCGCTGGCAGGGCCATGCGGTGTTCCCGGCGCTGGCGGCGTGCGGCGATTACCTGGAATGCCGCAGCAACTGGCAGGTCTACATCGACGAGTTCGCGCAGGCGCTGGCGCTGGTTGGGCGTCCGGCGCAGGTGGTCGAGCCCTGGCAGCCGGCGCAGGCGATGACGCCGTTCGAGCGCAAGTACGCGGCATCGGGGCATGGGCTCTGGCGCTGCGTCAGCGAGCGGGGTGCCTGA
- a CDS encoding ABC transporter substrate-binding protein, which yields MPSTTATPSQPARRTLLHATAALVLGSAACAALALVPAGAAHAEDLRIGLAADVTSMDPHWNNSGPNNAIALHVFESLVFMDKNARYIPGLALSWKPVNAITWEIKLRPNMKWHDGSPFTSEDVKASLERPDKLTNSPGSFTSYTKPIARIDTPDPLTVRLTMSVPNYANLANDLNSVPIMPKKVAATLTQADFDSGKAMIGTGPFKFVRFARGQEIVMERNPNYWGPKPEWDRAVFRIITDNGARSAALLAGDVDVIESVPSADVAKLRQNPKFKIEQQVSWRTIFWQMDHSRDNPPFVTDKAGKPLGKNPFKDARVRAAISKSLNRDAIVNRIMEGLAVPASSIVSPQIFGHPGTKPDAYDPEGAKKLLAEAGYPDGFGLTLHATNNRYLNDAAVAQATASMLTRIGIQTRVETMPVAAYFTRARQGDFAFQMLGWGSAAADVALRSITGTPNPKTGYGTWNWGKYSNPQLDQLIEKSLTTVSSEKAREENARTAARFALADHAIIPSHSQLAMWAMKKGLKYEARTDEWSLAQFFHKE from the coding sequence ATGCCATCGACAACCGCCACGCCCAGCCAGCCCGCCCGCCGCACCTTGCTCCACGCCACCGCCGCGCTGGTGCTGGGCAGTGCCGCCTGTGCCGCCCTGGCGCTGGTGCCGGCCGGCGCCGCCCATGCCGAGGACCTGCGCATCGGGCTGGCCGCCGACGTCACCTCGATGGACCCGCACTGGAACAACTCCGGCCCCAACAACGCGATCGCGCTGCATGTCTTCGAGTCGCTGGTGTTCATGGACAAGAACGCCCGCTATATCCCCGGCCTGGCGCTGTCGTGGAAGCCGGTCAATGCCATCACCTGGGAAATCAAGCTGCGCCCCAACATGAAGTGGCACGACGGCTCGCCCTTCACCAGCGAAGACGTCAAGGCGTCGCTGGAGCGCCCGGACAAGCTGACCAACAGCCCCGGCTCGTTCACCAGCTACACCAAGCCGATCGCCCGCATCGACACGCCCGATCCGCTGACGGTGCGCCTGACCATGAGCGTGCCCAACTACGCCAACCTGGCCAACGACCTGAACAGCGTGCCGATCATGCCGAAAAAGGTCGCCGCGACGCTGACGCAGGCCGATTTCGACTCGGGCAAGGCCATGATCGGTACCGGGCCGTTCAAGTTCGTGCGCTTCGCGCGCGGGCAGGAAATCGTGATGGAGCGCAATCCCAACTACTGGGGGCCCAAGCCGGAGTGGGACCGCGCCGTGTTCCGCATCATCACCGACAACGGCGCGCGCAGCGCCGCGCTGCTGGCGGGCGATGTCGACGTGATCGAGAGCGTGCCGTCGGCCGACGTGGCCAAGCTCAGGCAGAACCCGAAGTTCAAGATCGAGCAGCAGGTTTCGTGGCGCACCATCTTCTGGCAAATGGACCACTCGCGCGACAACCCGCCCTTCGTCACCGACAAGGCCGGCAAGCCGCTGGGCAAGAACCCGTTCAAGGATGCGCGCGTGCGTGCCGCGATCAGCAAGTCGTTGAACCGCGACGCCATCGTCAACCGCATCATGGAGGGGCTGGCGGTGCCGGCATCGTCGATCGTGTCGCCGCAGATCTTCGGGCATCCGGGCACCAAACCCGACGCCTATGATCCCGAAGGCGCCAAAAAGCTGCTGGCCGAGGCAGGCTACCCGGACGGCTTCGGGCTGACGCTGCATGCCACCAACAACCGCTACCTGAACGACGCCGCGGTGGCGCAGGCCACCGCCAGCATGCTGACGCGCATCGGCATCCAGACCAGGGTCGAGACCATGCCGGTAGCGGCCTACTTCACGCGCGCGCGCCAGGGCGACTTTGCCTTCCAGATGCTGGGGTGGGGTTCGGCAGCCGCGGATGTGGCGCTGCGCTCGATCACGGGCACGCCCAATCCCAAGACCGGGTATGGCACTTGGAACTGGGGCAAGTACAGCAACCCGCAACTGGACCAGCTGATCGAAAAATCGCTGACCACCGTTTCCAGCGAGAAAGCGCGCGAGGAGAACGCGCGCACGGCGGCCAGGTTCGCGCTGGCCGACCACGCGATCATTCCGTCGCACAGCCAGCTGGCGATGTGGGCGATGAAGAAGGGACTGAAGTATGAGGCGCGGACGGACGAGTGGTCGCTGGCGCAGTTTTTCCACAAGGAGTGA